A stretch of Bifidobacterium sp. ESL0704 DNA encodes these proteins:
- a CDS encoding trypsin-like peptidase domain-containing protein, with protein MAEDNKDEWGSGQPAHPDNDANASSGFTADSGYAGYGEHAEGGNINYPGPQADNTADSEPGTTQPAVTQNTQDINTVPTEVFTTGYRPDAPTSTSTSSDNPYQTPAPDDSGSSSSPYRPAPEYGAYGPLPDHIGNGYGNNYGNNNAPFGSGNASQPNAPGNNGPAGMPWNGIFGGFGRNPNAGQNGNESGESNNGYGNSYNSYNAGPAQPEGPNGGNLGGPNTPNGGYGYGNNGNGYGYAQPKSHSNVVTAIVAAVVTAALCLGIGFLGISKGWVTVPTSSSISGITSNKSGSGTANVKGGQAPDWAGVSSKVSNSVVSITTQVSQGIAKGSGAILDTKGHIVTNNHVVSGGQNIQVTLSNGQMYKASVVGADSTTDLAVLQLQNAPSDLKPVEFADSSKLAVGESVMAVGNPLGYDDTATTGIVSALNRPVSVMDDNNSEIVTNAVQIDAAINPGNSGGPTFDAGGQVIGINSSIASASSSSGQSGSIGIGFAIPSNLVKRVADEIVEKGSVQHAMLGVTIKSANVESDGITRGGAQITTPSTGGSAVVKGSPADKAGLKADDTIVAFNGQAVGSSSALLGYVRASALGDKVKLTLVRGGKTMDVEVTLDQKESDVKGSNRSETQKQNGSNGQNGQGQNGQSQNGDGSGNSDGDGGGLFDPFGLW; from the coding sequence ATGGCTGAAGACAACAAAGATGAGTGGGGCAGTGGTCAGCCTGCACACCCGGACAATGATGCGAACGCCTCGTCAGGCTTTACTGCCGATAGCGGTTATGCCGGCTACGGTGAACATGCTGAAGGCGGCAATATCAATTACCCTGGTCCGCAAGCGGATAACACAGCTGATTCCGAGCCCGGCACTACGCAGCCTGCCGTGACGCAGAATACGCAAGACATCAATACCGTTCCGACAGAGGTGTTCACCACGGGATACCGGCCAGATGCTCCGACTTCAACGAGCACTTCTTCGGACAATCCTTATCAGACCCCTGCTCCCGACGACTCCGGCAGCAGCTCAAGCCCGTACCGTCCGGCTCCCGAATATGGCGCGTATGGCCCGCTGCCCGATCACATCGGCAACGGCTATGGCAACAACTACGGCAACAACAATGCCCCGTTCGGTTCCGGCAATGCTTCACAGCCGAACGCCCCAGGCAACAACGGTCCTGCCGGCATGCCGTGGAACGGTATCTTCGGCGGCTTCGGTCGCAACCCGAATGCCGGTCAGAACGGCAACGAGAGCGGCGAGAGCAACAACGGTTACGGCAATTCCTACAATTCCTACAACGCTGGACCCGCTCAGCCGGAAGGGCCGAACGGCGGCAATCTTGGTGGTCCGAATACGCCTAACGGTGGTTATGGCTATGGCAACAACGGCAATGGCTATGGATACGCTCAGCCGAAGTCGCACAGTAACGTCGTCACGGCCATCGTCGCCGCGGTCGTTACGGCGGCGCTGTGCTTGGGTATCGGTTTCCTCGGCATTTCCAAAGGATGGGTAACCGTTCCGACTTCCAGCTCGATATCCGGCATCACTTCCAACAAATCCGGTTCCGGCACCGCCAACGTCAAGGGCGGGCAGGCTCCCGACTGGGCCGGCGTCTCATCGAAGGTGTCCAATTCCGTGGTTTCGATCACCACGCAGGTCAGCCAGGGCATCGCCAAGGGCTCCGGCGCGATTCTCGATACCAAGGGCCACATCGTCACCAACAACCATGTGGTGAGCGGTGGCCAGAACATCCAGGTCACGCTTTCCAACGGTCAGATGTATAAGGCGAGCGTCGTGGGCGCAGACAGCACCACCGATCTCGCGGTGCTGCAGTTGCAGAATGCGCCAAGCGACCTCAAGCCGGTCGAGTTCGCGGATTCCAGCAAACTCGCGGTCGGTGAAAGCGTCATGGCCGTCGGCAACCCTCTGGGCTACGACGACACCGCCACCACCGGCATCGTTTCGGCGCTCAACCGCCCGGTTTCGGTGATGGATGACAACAATTCCGAAATCGTGACCAACGCCGTGCAGATCGATGCGGCCATCAACCCCGGCAACTCGGGCGGCCCCACCTTCGACGCAGGTGGCCAGGTCATCGGCATCAACTCCTCGATCGCCTCCGCTTCCTCGTCTTCCGGCCAGTCCGGATCCATCGGCATCGGCTTTGCGATTCCGTCGAACCTCGTCAAGCGCGTCGCCGATGAAATCGTGGAGAAGGGTTCCGTCCAGCACGCGATGCTCGGCGTGACCATCAAGTCCGCCAATGTCGAATCTGACGGCATCACCCGCGGCGGCGCTCAGATCACCACGCCTTCCACCGGCGGCTCGGCGGTTGTCAAGGGCAGCCCGGCGGACAAGGCCGGACTCAAGGCCGATGACACCATCGTCGCTTTCAACGGCCAGGCGGTCGGCTCGAGCTCCGCATTGCTCGGTTACGTCCGCGCCTCGGCGCTCGGTGACAAGGTGAAGCTCACCCTCGTCCGCGGTGGCAAGACCATGGACGTCGAAGTCACCCTCGACCAGAAGGAAAGCGACGTCAAGGGCAGCAACCGTTCCGAAACCCAGAAGCAGAACGGCAGCAACGGCCAGAATGGACAAGGCCAGAACGGCCAGAGTCAGAATGGCGATGGTTCCGGCAATAGCGACGGAGACGGCGGCGGCCTCTTTGATCCGTTCGGTCTCTGGTAA
- a CDS encoding FctA domain-containing protein: MFAPSAVSATNVPNGDVSGSSVSTSASPSSHTKSRITIGSKDAQQSGQSSASAAQVPNILPTSGSQIPQSDAQLGGISKGSNAASPVKADNGAKPANSNSQASTPATALSAREDGNITYHDAATKNDDVKVSKLQLASMQTGEVPFDSNDDQGNDSSASNNIVRSFDKVTYDYSYTLTPASPTDYYRDARIRFDVHVPVNKTKAVIDTASMTWIDQDPQYPSTETDNPDGTQDYVFWRHVSNNTPGGYVAPGTASVIIILKINAMNNGEKIKPTVNARSEYTGDTAGQTDIPQELTISAKTSLDIRIGANAGNGYVTQASPVRTFDFDKPGAEHQPNYGLGKQRGYITGLPWAVDLRWPDSDLNRGKGMKGLEAPQGDLKFTVNTVDNWCKDTSTDQQCTDGPGRATNDESVQTKFWGLAPATTPIMSHADAVKQKATPSTPGRELNNDTQGYMPRFDNYTLAGGFRTHKDTKDHNVTYDNGDYTVEQGSRGAGWASYNFTLKDYAIGPFWARQGSSIQGDTGCDETFMGNNCTTQKIGEISTGYLYLFHPVTMSDEQIGQTYGTGITALDQADEGGLQYTDAEGNSQDYNHANGMLDRSDQASGDNDNWRPNRISLVVPGSIAPFFGYACATDHDYEEDGVDCGGWMAADDQQDTDVASPGDPIRLTPGYVFTQQYSGLPVGHMILLKIDPKVIDLEDENHLDAGGYSGKNGFFHSWNDPNPFWNKASPVKAKYAVKPNGSGWSSDAEQDKAGIDDLKYYDTKAEAQSHGTIVGILLASNQAALSSSEGIETKFSMGNIKAKVRADAPMGRVAQLSAVAYMYTRGQMKTAKQLSYSLDGDDTDWLDWSTAQNPMDWYFKDNLKGKIDTATFQNNYKKPAYDENGYVANSGTGTHVRQWGDALYVAGEKPAVDISVAQRTGSVAKSVYDLDKRERSVDWAIAARVHSMSGNGKTDVSVTATLPKGLHYVENSSKLDGDYQQHVPDPGTVIGGTLLKPTITNNPDGTTTLVWQIPDVARDDRNRAIHFSTTIGDEIDPGKDVKDGADFQVKASVMSTNYHVAPNASKGTLDSAGMRVSKLRAASLATQAKQLINETSEPVGYISTFGNYAQADESNPYAVEIMPYNDHKLGTSSDTLSTYHGTYGIKNMKIKPQGGASLNGLVVRYSTDTHWRSKDVNPATITRVQVDDWPTADLVADGHGDYTVSIAAESRAAMPANGITAMAFELPMLPPSGSVQIDTTLAPNGNKAGDKYEQQWADGSNNVIALLQTYDRTVSGFLWYDYNHNGIMDSTEPILSNIGISLVNDAGATVNDVYGHPLKAKTQNDGSYLFDGVPAGSGYRVKLDVPDGWGLTKANQGSDRTVNSKADKDAMRGSGISLNEFPTSKEMSSPLYEDTYENAGFVGPLEANKASFDITKKLEGRDWTSGEKYKFNITPVGDAPATGSGQALPSSVTVGGTGSDIGKTTVNIDADKLRLPSPGPFTYVYTITEDTTDLPAGVSQASGIPTEYKLTITVKDNFVTYKKDVTATLTDASGAAVTAAAFTNTYKPSAVPVVLKASKELKIGAHQSHAPLAGNEFNFTMTPVSQPDGSTTITAQHASNDADGNITFPGVSFDKAGDYVFDVTEDATSETGISRDQTVWQAKWTITDNQHGNLVIASHSVNKKGEAPADGIGITFNNTYKPNPTTAHVGGNKVIRNTDSGTAPRQPKDGEFTFTIADAGGKYSADSSDVSSPMPSKTSVTNGSDGSFKFPDVTYSAPGVYKYTVKEQAGHDSTISQYDDSQYTATVTVTDESGKLKASVSYALAGEGESATSATFTNVYTPTEADAVLSADKHLKGRDLQNREFQATLEEDGHESHAPANGSQTADFMVGSQTSELPHAEPSLAGTRSFVDATSGTGHATFKTLRFTHTGDYHYTIREASGSRPRVTYDTSVQHAVVSVREDADSHKLVASVTYTDAKGHSESVPTFTNAYTPVPPKPAGMMPDGQALAGKKLAKTGADAFVVASLALLALALGLLTSGLERSRQSR; this comes from the coding sequence ATGTTCGCTCCTTCCGCTGTTTCGGCGACGAACGTGCCCAATGGTGACGTTTCGGGATCGTCGGTGTCGACGTCCGCATCGCCTTCATCTCATACGAAGAGCCGAATCACCATAGGCTCGAAGGACGCACAGCAGTCGGGTCAGAGTTCCGCTTCCGCCGCACAGGTGCCCAATATCCTGCCAACGAGCGGCTCGCAGATTCCGCAGTCGGATGCGCAGCTCGGCGGTATCTCGAAGGGTTCAAATGCCGCTAGCCCCGTTAAGGCCGATAATGGAGCCAAGCCAGCCAACAGCAACTCTCAAGCGAGCACGCCGGCTACTGCGCTTTCTGCCAGAGAGGACGGCAACATCACCTATCACGATGCCGCCACCAAGAACGACGACGTCAAGGTCAGCAAGCTTCAGCTCGCCAGTATGCAAACGGGCGAGGTGCCATTCGACAGCAACGACGATCAAGGCAATGACTCCAGCGCCAGCAACAACATCGTCCGTTCCTTCGATAAAGTCACCTACGATTACAGCTATACGCTGACCCCGGCGTCACCAACCGACTATTACCGTGATGCCCGGATACGCTTCGATGTCCACGTTCCGGTGAATAAGACCAAGGCGGTCATCGACACCGCCTCCATGACTTGGATTGATCAGGACCCTCAGTATCCCAGCACGGAAACGGATAATCCGGACGGGACGCAGGATTATGTTTTCTGGCGCCACGTCTCGAACAACACCCCCGGAGGTTATGTCGCTCCCGGCACCGCATCGGTCATTATCATTCTGAAGATCAATGCCATGAACAATGGTGAAAAGATCAAGCCGACCGTGAACGCGCGCTCCGAATACACGGGCGACACCGCAGGCCAGACCGACATACCGCAGGAGCTGACCATCAGCGCCAAGACAAGCCTCGACATCCGCATTGGCGCGAACGCTGGAAACGGCTATGTCACCCAAGCGTCGCCGGTCAGAACGTTCGATTTCGACAAGCCTGGCGCGGAGCATCAACCCAACTACGGCCTTGGCAAGCAGCGTGGCTACATCACCGGTTTGCCGTGGGCCGTCGATTTGCGTTGGCCCGACTCGGACCTCAACCGCGGCAAGGGCATGAAGGGGCTGGAGGCTCCTCAGGGGGACCTGAAATTCACCGTGAACACCGTTGATAATTGGTGCAAAGATACCAGTACCGATCAGCAGTGTACCGACGGACCTGGTCGGGCTACTAACGACGAGAGCGTGCAGACCAAGTTCTGGGGGCTGGCTCCGGCCACGACTCCGATCATGAGCCACGCGGACGCGGTGAAACAGAAGGCGACGCCCTCGACGCCAGGACGAGAGCTCAACAACGACACGCAGGGCTACATGCCTCGGTTCGACAACTACACGCTCGCCGGTGGTTTCCGTACCCATAAGGACACCAAAGACCACAACGTGACCTACGACAACGGCGACTATACGGTTGAGCAGGGAAGCCGTGGCGCCGGCTGGGCCTCTTATAACTTTACTTTGAAAGATTACGCGATTGGTCCGTTCTGGGCGCGGCAGGGCAGCTCGATACAGGGCGATACCGGATGCGACGAGACGTTCATGGGCAACAATTGCACTACACAGAAGATCGGTGAGATTTCCACCGGCTATCTGTATCTTTTCCATCCGGTCACTATGAGTGACGAGCAAATCGGGCAGACATATGGAACAGGCATAACCGCATTGGACCAAGCCGACGAAGGCGGCCTGCAGTATACCGATGCCGAGGGGAATTCACAAGACTACAATCATGCCAATGGCATGCTGGATCGCAGCGACCAGGCTTCGGGCGATAACGACAATTGGCGGCCAAACAGGATCAGCTTGGTCGTTCCGGGTTCCATCGCGCCGTTCTTCGGCTATGCCTGCGCCACGGATCACGATTATGAGGAGGATGGCGTCGACTGCGGCGGGTGGATGGCCGCCGATGACCAACAGGACACGGACGTCGCCTCGCCGGGCGACCCGATTCGCCTCACGCCAGGGTACGTGTTTACGCAACAGTACTCAGGCCTGCCTGTGGGCCATATGATATTGCTGAAAATCGATCCCAAAGTCATCGACTTGGAGGATGAGAACCATCTCGACGCAGGTGGCTACAGCGGGAAGAACGGATTCTTCCACAGCTGGAACGACCCCAATCCGTTCTGGAACAAGGCTTCGCCGGTTAAGGCCAAATACGCGGTCAAGCCGAATGGGTCGGGATGGTCCAGCGACGCCGAACAAGACAAGGCCGGCATTGACGACCTGAAATATTACGACACGAAGGCCGAGGCGCAGTCGCATGGCACCATCGTAGGCATCCTGCTCGCCTCCAACCAAGCGGCTTTGAGCTCAAGCGAAGGCATCGAGACCAAATTCAGCATGGGCAACATCAAAGCCAAGGTTCGCGCTGATGCCCCCATGGGCAGAGTGGCGCAGCTGAGCGCGGTGGCCTACATGTATACGCGCGGGCAGATGAAGACGGCCAAGCAGCTGAGCTATTCGCTCGACGGCGATGACACGGACTGGCTCGACTGGAGCACGGCCCAGAACCCGATGGATTGGTATTTCAAGGACAATCTCAAAGGCAAGATCGACACGGCCACCTTCCAGAACAACTACAAGAAGCCTGCATATGATGAAAATGGCTATGTGGCGAATTCCGGCACCGGCACCCACGTGCGGCAATGGGGCGACGCGCTCTATGTGGCCGGCGAGAAGCCGGCGGTCGATATCAGCGTCGCGCAGAGGACGGGATCGGTGGCCAAGTCCGTGTACGACCTCGATAAGCGAGAGCGTAGCGTTGATTGGGCCATTGCCGCCAGAGTACACAGCATGAGCGGCAATGGCAAGACGGATGTCAGCGTCACCGCCACCTTGCCCAAGGGTCTGCACTATGTGGAGAACTCGTCCAAACTCGATGGCGACTACCAACAGCATGTGCCTGACCCAGGTACGGTGATCGGCGGAACCTTACTTAAACCGACCATCACCAATAATCCTGACGGCACCACCACCCTTGTCTGGCAGATTCCAGACGTAGCACGCGATGATCGAAACCGCGCCATCCACTTCAGCACCACGATCGGCGACGAAATCGACCCGGGTAAGGACGTGAAAGACGGAGCCGACTTCCAAGTGAAGGCCAGCGTAATGTCCACGAACTACCATGTTGCGCCTAATGCTTCCAAGGGAACGTTGGACTCGGCGGGCATGAGGGTCTCCAAGCTCAGAGCCGCGAGTCTGGCCACGCAGGCCAAGCAGCTCATCAACGAGACTTCCGAGCCTGTCGGCTACATATCGACGTTCGGCAATTACGCGCAGGCGGATGAAAGCAACCCCTATGCGGTGGAGATCATGCCGTATAACGACCACAAACTGGGTACCAGTAGCGACACGCTCTCCACGTACCATGGCACCTATGGCATCAAGAACATGAAGATCAAACCACAAGGCGGTGCCTCGCTGAATGGTTTGGTGGTGCGGTATTCCACGGACACGCATTGGCGGAGCAAGGACGTGAATCCGGCGACCATCACACGCGTCCAGGTGGACGATTGGCCCACGGCCGATCTCGTCGCTGATGGCCATGGCGACTATACCGTCTCCATCGCCGCCGAGAGCCGGGCTGCCATGCCTGCCAACGGCATCACGGCGATGGCCTTCGAGCTGCCGATGTTGCCTCCCAGCGGCAGCGTTCAGATCGATACCACCTTGGCTCCTAACGGCAATAAGGCAGGAGACAAGTACGAGCAGCAGTGGGCGGACGGCTCCAACAACGTCATCGCGTTGCTACAGACCTATGATCGCACCGTCAGCGGATTCCTGTGGTATGACTACAACCACAACGGCATCATGGACTCGACTGAGCCCATCCTGTCTAATATTGGCATAAGCCTGGTCAACGACGCCGGTGCCACCGTGAATGATGTTTATGGTCATCCGCTGAAAGCCAAGACCCAAAATGATGGTAGCTATCTGTTCGATGGCGTTCCGGCGGGCTCGGGATACCGTGTGAAACTTGACGTGCCTGACGGCTGGGGGCTCACCAAAGCCAATCAAGGTAGCGATAGGACCGTCAACAGCAAGGCTGACAAAGATGCCATGAGGGGCTCCGGCATATCTTTGAACGAGTTCCCCACGTCCAAGGAAATGTCCAGCCCGCTGTATGAGGACACGTACGAGAACGCGGGATTCGTCGGTCCGTTAGAGGCCAACAAGGCCAGCTTCGACATCACCAAGAAGCTCGAGGGACGAGACTGGACGAGCGGCGAGAAGTACAAGTTCAACATCACGCCCGTCGGCGACGCGCCGGCGACCGGTTCGGGACAGGCGTTGCCCTCCAGCGTCACCGTAGGCGGTACCGGCAGCGACATTGGCAAGACCACCGTCAATATCGACGCCGACAAGTTGAGGCTCCCTTCGCCGGGACCTTTCACTTACGTCTATACGATTACCGAGGACACCACGGACCTTCCTGCGGGCGTCTCGCAGGCGTCGGGCATACCCACCGAGTACAAGTTGACGATTACGGTCAAAGACAATTTCGTCACTTATAAGAAGGACGTCACCGCGACGCTGACTGACGCCAGCGGAGCTGCCGTTACTGCAGCGGCCTTTACCAATACCTATAAGCCGTCTGCGGTGCCGGTGGTGCTGAAAGCAAGCAAGGAGCTCAAGATTGGCGCGCACCAGAGTCATGCTCCTCTTGCGGGCAACGAGTTCAACTTCACCATGACGCCGGTCAGCCAGCCTGATGGTTCTACCACTATCACGGCCCAGCATGCCAGCAACGACGCCGATGGCAATATCACGTTCCCCGGTGTCTCGTTCGACAAGGCCGGCGACTACGTCTTCGACGTTACCGAGGACGCCACCAGTGAAACCGGCATCTCCAGGGATCAGACGGTGTGGCAGGCTAAATGGACGATTACAGACAACCAGCACGGCAATCTGGTCATCGCCTCGCATTCGGTCAATAAGAAGGGCGAAGCGCCTGCCGACGGCATCGGCATCACGTTCAACAACACGTATAAGCCGAATCCTACGACGGCCCATGTCGGCGGTAATAAGGTCATCCGCAACACCGATAGCGGGACCGCGCCACGTCAACCAAAGGATGGCGAATTCACGTTCACCATCGCCGACGCCGGTGGCAAGTACAGTGCTGATAGCTCGGACGTGAGCAGCCCAATGCCGAGCAAGACCAGCGTTACCAACGGTAGTGATGGCAGTTTCAAGTTCCCTGACGTGACGTACAGCGCGCCTGGCGTCTATAAGTACACGGTCAAGGAACAAGCTGGACATGATTCGACAATCAGCCAATATGACGATAGCCAGTACACGGCCACCGTGACGGTGACCGACGAGAGCGGCAAGCTGAAGGCCTCGGTCTCGTATGCGTTGGCTGGCGAGGGTGAAAGCGCCACTTCGGCGACGTTCACGAACGTCTACACGCCGACGGAGGCCGATGCCGTTCTCAGTGCCGACAAGCATCTGAAAGGTCGGGACTTGCAGAACCGTGAGTTCCAAGCCACGCTTGAAGAGGACGGCCATGAATCCCATGCGCCGGCCAACGGTTCGCAGACCGCTGACTTTATGGTCGGCTCTCAGACCAGTGAATTGCCGCATGCCGAGCCGTCGCTCGCTGGGACCAGGTCGTTTGTCGACGCTACCTCGGGTACGGGGCATGCGACATTCAAGACACTGCGGTTCACCCACACTGGTGATTACCACTACACCATCCGTGAGGCGAGCGGCTCACGCCCTCGCGTCACCTATGACACCAGCGTTCAGCATGCCGTGGTGAGCGTTCGTGAGGATGCCGATAGCCATAAGCTCGTCGCCAGCGTCACGTACACCGACGCCAAGGGGCACTCGGAGAGCGTGCCGACGTTCACCAACGCCTACACGCCTGTTCCGCCAAAACCAGCGGGGATGATGCCGGATGGGCAGGCGCTTGCCGGCAAGAAGCTGGCGAAGACCGGAGCCGATGCGTTCGTGGTTGCTTCTCTCGCCCTGTTGGCGCTCGCCTTGGGACTGCTGACCAGTGGTCTTGAGCGTTCGCGTCAATCGCGCTAA
- a CDS encoding type II toxin-antitoxin system RelE/ParE family toxin has product MTAKNQSGSYQVAILPVALRDVEQVVTYIAESLENRSAALRYADNFYAAFESLAQLPYSRPLYEAPGTLTHEYRRESVGNYEIFYWIEEARRQVTVARVIYARRDLSKQLK; this is encoded by the coding sequence ATGACGGCTAAGAATCAGAGTGGATCCTATCAAGTCGCAATTCTGCCGGTAGCGTTACGAGATGTCGAGCAGGTTGTCACTTATATTGCCGAGAGTCTTGAGAATCGGTCCGCTGCGTTGCGTTACGCCGATAATTTTTACGCTGCTTTTGAAAGTTTGGCGCAGTTGCCATATTCGAGGCCGTTATATGAAGCCCCAGGAACATTGACACACGAATATAGGCGTGAGTCTGTCGGTAATTATGAGATTTTCTACTGGATTGAGGAAGCTCGCAGACAAGTGACAGTTGCACGAGTTATTTATGCACGCAGGGACTTATCAAAGCAGCTGAAGTGA
- the tgt gene encoding tRNA guanosine(34) transglycosylase Tgt, producing MSGLLERPLGAAPGKPGERSKFYFEQKTRLSDSADGLGRGGARYGRTGVIHTPHGDIKTPAFVPVATQAAMKGVLPETMKSLGAQCLLSNAFHLFERPGESIIDEAGGLARFENWDGPTFTDSGGFQVLSLGAGFKKTLAMDVTGMKSDDVIAKGRERKAFVDEDGVTFKSPLNGSEHRFSAEISMGIQHKIGADIMFAFDELTTLMNTRGYQEHSVERTFRWARRCVAEHQRLTEARVGKPYQALYGVVQGANYEDLRRKAASEIASLDFDGVGIGGAIEKRVIGNTCAWICDEMPESRPRHVLGIAAVDDIFACVENGGDTFDCVAPARCARNGAIYTRDGRYNIKRAANKRDFGPLEEGCDCYTCTHYSRAYVDHLLRAHEINGATLATIHNERFFIKLLDDIRASIDGGYFEAFRDETLARYYAHGSKG from the coding sequence ATTTCGGGATTGTTGGAACGACCTTTGGGAGCGGCACCCGGCAAACCCGGCGAGCGCAGCAAGTTCTACTTCGAGCAAAAGACCCGCCTCTCGGATTCGGCAGACGGTCTGGGGCGCGGAGGTGCGCGTTACGGACGAACCGGCGTCATCCATACCCCGCACGGCGATATCAAGACCCCGGCCTTCGTGCCCGTCGCCACGCAGGCGGCGATGAAGGGCGTGCTGCCGGAGACCATGAAATCGCTCGGCGCGCAATGCCTGCTTTCCAACGCGTTCCACTTGTTTGAACGACCCGGCGAGAGCATCATCGACGAAGCCGGCGGGCTCGCGCGCTTCGAGAACTGGGACGGGCCGACCTTCACCGATTCCGGCGGGTTCCAAGTGCTTTCGCTAGGCGCCGGGTTCAAGAAGACGCTGGCAATGGACGTCACCGGAATGAAGTCCGACGACGTAATCGCCAAGGGCCGCGAGCGCAAGGCCTTCGTAGACGAGGACGGCGTGACGTTCAAATCGCCGCTTAACGGTTCGGAGCACCGGTTCAGCGCCGAGATCTCCATGGGTATCCAGCACAAAATCGGCGCAGACATCATGTTCGCCTTCGACGAGCTCACGACGCTGATGAACACGCGTGGCTATCAGGAGCATTCTGTCGAGCGAACGTTCCGGTGGGCTCGTCGTTGCGTTGCCGAACATCAACGGCTCACCGAGGCGCGGGTCGGCAAACCCTACCAGGCGCTTTACGGCGTCGTGCAGGGTGCGAACTACGAAGATCTGCGACGCAAGGCCGCTTCCGAGATCGCCTCGCTCGACTTCGACGGCGTGGGCATCGGCGGTGCGATCGAGAAGCGCGTCATCGGCAACACCTGCGCGTGGATCTGCGACGAAATGCCGGAGTCACGGCCCCGGCACGTTTTGGGCATCGCCGCGGTGGATGATATCTTCGCGTGCGTGGAGAACGGCGGCGACACCTTCGACTGCGTAGCCCCCGCCCGCTGCGCCCGCAACGGCGCGATCTACACGCGCGACGGCCGATACAACATCAAGCGCGCCGCCAACAAGCGCGACTTCGGGCCGCTCGAGGAGGGCTGCGACTGCTATACGTGCACGCACTACTCGCGCGCCTACGTCGATCATCTGCTGCGCGCCCACGAAATCAACGGCGCGACGCTGGCCACCATCCACAACGAGCGCTTCTTCATCAAGCTGCTCGATGACATCCGCGCCTCCATCGACGGCGGCTACTTCGAGGCCTTCCGCGACGAGACCCTCGCCCGCTACTACGCCCACGGCTCCAAGGGGTGA
- a CDS encoding nitroreductase family protein, which yields MMEMFTDDRQRGKMDLNEAMTERHSVRMYTDEPVSKALLSEIASEIERCNAKSGLHFQMAAGLDDAFCGYKTHYGRFSGVHNAIALVAKIGVPYDLHPAKKQARPNTSNAATSSSLNSTSRADQSAASANSRSNDPTPDAHFISQTPGPTANNRHTTDSAEQPIDPVPPEEAETEEKVGYYGEQLALTLVGLGLDCSWAVLDDATDGWWKLEPGERMVWILAFGHGARPGAKHHSKPLDSFCSLPTSLGKNGEAPTLADAPDWFQRGVAAASLAPTSLSQQPFHFTLEDARAAEMTNDKSLNATDPATQVEGSSGQSTANDSPSVTTVNSMASSASPKPRVSACVTPGLFAHVGLGCAKRHFEIGAGTSNFVWA from the coding sequence ATGATGGAAATGTTCACCGATGACAGGCAGAGGGGCAAAATGGATCTGAACGAGGCGATGACGGAGCGCCATTCCGTACGTATGTATACCGACGAGCCTGTCAGCAAGGCCCTGCTTAGTGAAATCGCCTCGGAAATCGAGCGCTGCAACGCCAAGTCCGGCCTACATTTCCAGATGGCCGCCGGGCTCGACGACGCTTTCTGCGGTTACAAGACCCATTACGGGCGGTTTAGCGGTGTGCACAACGCCATCGCTCTAGTTGCGAAAATTGGTGTTCCTTACGATCTACATCCAGCGAAGAAGCAGGCCCGGCCCAATACCAGCAATGCCGCAACTTCTTCCAGTCTGAATTCAACTTCGCGCGCGGATCAGTCAGCAGCCTCCGCCAATTCGCGCTCAAATGACCCGACGCCCGACGCTCACTTTATTTCCCAAACGCCCGGACCGACGGCGAACAACCGCCATACAACGGACTCTGCCGAACAACCCATCGACCCCGTTCCTCCAGAAGAAGCCGAAACCGAGGAAAAGGTGGGTTATTACGGAGAGCAGCTTGCGCTCACGTTGGTTGGGCTTGGGCTCGATTGCTCATGGGCCGTGCTCGATGACGCCACAGACGGCTGGTGGAAGCTGGAACCCGGCGAGCGCATGGTGTGGATCCTCGCGTTCGGCCACGGGGCGCGGCCAGGCGCCAAACATCACAGCAAACCGCTCGATTCGTTCTGCTCGTTGCCCACTAGCCTTGGCAAGAACGGCGAGGCACCGACTCTGGCCGACGCGCCCGATTGGTTCCAGCGCGGTGTCGCCGCGGCCTCACTCGCGCCGACCTCACTGAGCCAGCAGCCCTTCCATTTCACGCTTGAAGACGCGCGCGCCGCTGAAATGACAAATGACAAGAGTCTGAACGCAACAGACCCAGCCACACAAGTCGAAGGCTCATCTGGCCAAAGTACCGCGAACGATTCTCCTTCCGTTACAACAGTCAATTCGATGGCATCCAGCGCAAGCCCCAAGCCTCGCGTCAGCGCCTGCGTCACCCCCGGTCTCTTCGCCCACGTCGGCCTGGGCTGCGCCAAACGCCACTTCGAAATCGGCGCCGGCACCAGCAATTTCGTATGGGCCTGA